A portion of the Streptomyces coeruleoprunus genome contains these proteins:
- a CDS encoding alpha/beta hydrolase, with product MRSLFLKGVGAYVRWIEIPGDGPVTVCVHGLGCTAGSDFAHVVTRGPLAGRRAVLVDLLGFGLSDRPRGFRYRVEEQAAVVAEVLEHEGLGGVELLGHSMGGAVAVHLAAARPDLVARLVVAEPNLYPGGGMFSSPVAAQTEDAFVREGFARMVAETPRADYAARLRLADPVAVHRSSVALVEGTSPSAGDLLVGLDRPRAFLVGAHTRPDAEADRMEAAGVPVIEVPDAGHDMMIDNPGGFAAAVAEGFRVPFPRLP from the coding sequence ATGCGGTCGTTGTTCCTCAAGGGTGTGGGCGCGTACGTGCGGTGGATCGAGATACCCGGGGACGGGCCCGTCACCGTGTGCGTGCACGGGCTCGGGTGTACGGCCGGGTCGGACTTCGCGCACGTCGTCACGCGGGGGCCGCTCGCCGGGCGGCGCGCGGTGCTCGTCGATCTGCTCGGGTTCGGGCTCAGCGACCGGCCGCGGGGGTTCCGGTACCGGGTGGAGGAGCAGGCGGCCGTCGTGGCCGAGGTGCTGGAGCACGAGGGGCTCGGCGGTGTGGAGTTGCTGGGGCACTCCATGGGTGGGGCCGTCGCCGTTCATCTGGCTGCCGCGCGGCCGGATCTCGTGGCGCGGCTCGTCGTCGCCGAGCCCAATCTCTACCCGGGTGGCGGGATGTTCAGTTCGCCCGTGGCCGCGCAGACCGAGGACGCCTTCGTACGGGAGGGGTTCGCGCGGATGGTGGCCGAGACGCCGCGCGCGGACTACGCGGCGCGGCTGCGGCTCGCCGATCCCGTCGCCGTGCACCGCAGCTCCGTCGCACTCGTCGAGGGCACCTCGCCGTCGGCCGGTGACCTCCTCGTCGGCCTCGACCGGCCCCGTGCCTTCCTCGTCGGCGCCCACACGCGGCCCGATGCCGAGGCCGACCGCATGGAGGCGGCCGGCGTGCCGGTCATCGAGGTCCCGGACGCCGGCCACGACATGATGATCGACAATCCGGGCGGGTTCGCCGCGGCTGTCGCCGAGGGGTTCAGGGTGCCTTTTCCTCGTCTTCCCTGA
- a CDS encoding DUF6571 family protein, producing the protein MVTCSELRDLRLGKLGTAVTQWGEMVRKLTLLAEGGDGGPNAADFARRAAAADWQGDNATVTKAFTTTTARQFTDILTEARSIHAVLRDAHTQLAKCQGELRAAIEKWSAKGVRFEGNGAAFSPPRLADNSTPDERPSPEDLNAATSEVRRILADATETDRIAARALRGHAQNKNDFDEKGHRSLKDADLQQGREDAETALGLASKGADMTDADLKRFNTLTEHHRDNAAFAERFATKLGATSTLAFWKSIADPYPGVPKDSARARLLAVTQENLGMTLATATHSASPAMQAWERGVIAAGGTRIGENGPYGFQVMSSLMRKGTWETGFLGTYGRKLIEFERSSPVHGGPRALWNFGRPPHLTYPPGTAASDNDPIAGFMEALGHNPKASLEFFGESTGTGAKDGLRAVGNWDYLVDKGTDNKDARDWPTDRDGKTDGYAGLGHALEAATLGYAYDAENPSVPSAATPEGQSWRDSRTALMERVVDHYQSTGLIDKQDGIRPSLARMAAGHIDSLNYSVDNFAGSGDAAGRDTVFGADRHRLRDFGRFDSAAFLRALASDQDAYETVSAAQQLYGTSAMAAQGADDPAVRDAGLQNVYMHGLLDSARSEAIGKEFADEAERRNLELEKQAAWRGFVTSAVVGAGVGAGTALVTGTGLGAVLIPIAVETVGGAVETHVATQTMDWLKANKFDNSDEANEGLDAAREVGERQAATPLLNWAQDRGLSRTEISEVMDAAEGAYGRGRDLVDTDDRRGH; encoded by the coding sequence ATGGTGACCTGCAGCGAACTGCGTGACCTGCGCCTGGGCAAGCTCGGGACGGCGGTGACGCAGTGGGGCGAGATGGTCCGCAAGCTCACCCTCCTAGCCGAGGGCGGCGACGGCGGCCCCAACGCGGCCGACTTCGCCCGCAGGGCCGCCGCGGCCGACTGGCAGGGCGACAACGCCACGGTGACGAAGGCGTTCACCACGACGACGGCCCGCCAGTTCACCGACATCCTCACCGAGGCCCGCAGCATCCACGCCGTCCTCCGCGACGCCCACACCCAACTGGCCAAGTGCCAGGGGGAGCTACGGGCGGCGATCGAGAAGTGGTCGGCGAAGGGCGTCCGCTTCGAGGGCAATGGCGCGGCCTTCAGCCCTCCCCGGCTCGCCGACAACTCGACTCCCGACGAGCGGCCCTCCCCGGAGGACCTCAACGCCGCCACCTCCGAGGTGCGCCGGATCCTCGCCGACGCGACCGAGACCGACCGCATCGCGGCGAGAGCACTGCGCGGCCATGCGCAGAACAAGAACGACTTCGACGAGAAGGGCCACCGCAGCCTCAAGGACGCCGACCTCCAGCAGGGCCGCGAGGACGCCGAGACGGCGCTCGGGCTGGCGTCCAAGGGAGCGGACATGACCGACGCTGACCTGAAGCGGTTCAACACGCTGACGGAACACCACCGCGACAACGCGGCCTTCGCCGAACGGTTCGCGACGAAACTTGGTGCCACCTCCACCCTGGCGTTCTGGAAGAGCATCGCCGATCCCTATCCCGGAGTCCCCAAGGACAGCGCCCGCGCACGGCTCCTCGCGGTGACGCAGGAGAACCTGGGCATGACCCTGGCCACAGCCACGCACAGCGCCTCACCTGCGATGCAGGCATGGGAGAGGGGGGTCATCGCGGCCGGTGGCACACGCATCGGCGAGAACGGCCCATACGGCTTCCAGGTCATGAGCAGCCTGATGCGCAAGGGCACGTGGGAGACCGGGTTCCTCGGCACGTACGGGCGGAAACTCATCGAGTTCGAGCGATCCAGCCCCGTGCACGGCGGTCCCAGAGCACTGTGGAACTTCGGCCGTCCCCCTCATCTCACCTACCCTCCCGGTACGGCCGCGTCCGACAACGACCCGATCGCCGGCTTCATGGAGGCGCTGGGGCACAACCCGAAGGCCTCTCTGGAATTCTTCGGCGAATCGACCGGCACCGGTGCCAAGGATGGTCTGAGAGCGGTCGGGAACTGGGACTACCTGGTCGACAAGGGCACCGACAACAAGGACGCCCGTGACTGGCCGACCGACCGCGACGGCAAGACGGACGGCTACGCCGGTCTCGGCCACGCCTTGGAAGCAGCGACCCTCGGCTACGCGTACGACGCCGAGAACCCGTCTGTCCCGTCGGCTGCAACCCCGGAGGGACAGAGCTGGCGCGACTCCCGGACCGCCCTGATGGAGCGGGTCGTCGACCACTACCAGTCCACCGGCCTCATCGACAAGCAGGACGGCATCCGCCCGAGCTTGGCGCGGATGGCGGCCGGCCATATCGACAGCCTCAACTACTCCGTCGACAACTTCGCCGGTTCTGGCGACGCGGCCGGGCGGGACACCGTGTTCGGCGCGGATCGGCATCGCCTGCGTGACTTCGGCCGCTTCGACAGCGCGGCCTTCCTCCGCGCCCTCGCCTCCGACCAGGACGCGTACGAGACGGTGTCGGCCGCCCAGCAGCTGTACGGCACCAGCGCGATGGCCGCGCAGGGGGCCGACGACCCGGCCGTGAGGGATGCGGGCCTGCAGAACGTCTACATGCACGGCCTCTTGGACAGTGCCCGCTCCGAGGCCATCGGCAAGGAATTCGCCGACGAGGCGGAGCGGCGGAACCTCGAACTGGAGAAACAGGCCGCATGGCGTGGGTTCGTCACGTCAGCAGTCGTCGGGGCGGGCGTGGGCGCGGGCACGGCACTGGTCACCGGCACCGGCCTGGGCGCGGTCCTCATCCCCATCGCGGTCGAAACCGTGGGCGGCGCCGTCGAAACGCATGTCGCGACACAGACGATGGACTGGCTGAAGGCGAACAAGTTCGACAACAGCGACGAAGCCAACGAGGGCTTGGACGCGGCACGGGAGGTGGGCGAGCGGCAGGCCGCCACACCTCTGCTGAACTGGGCACAGGACCGGGGACTCTCCAGGACCGAGATCTCAGAGGTCATGGACGCCGCGGAGGGTGCGTACGGCAGGGGCCGTGATCTCGTGGACACCGACGACAGGCGGGGACACTGA